Proteins encoded in a region of the Octopus sinensis linkage group LG8, ASM634580v1, whole genome shotgun sequence genome:
- the LOC115214881 gene encoding RNA-binding motif protein, Y chromosome, family 1 member F/J-like produces the protein MICAFVVKVLSSRSSGRGFDSRAYYRDSRAYSRDSRAYSRDSCAYSRDSRAYDRDSRAYSRDSRAYSRDSRAYYSDSRAYSRDSRAYSRDSRAYYRDSRAYSPDSCAYSHDSRAYSRDSRGYSRDFRAFYRDSRHYSRDSRAYSRDSRAYSRDSRAYSRDSRAYYRDSRAYSRDSRAYSRDSRAYSRDFRAYYRDSRAYSRDSRAYSRDFRAYYRDSRAYSRDSRAYYRDSRAYSRDSRAYSRDSRAYSRFLYSRAYYRDSRAYSRDSRAYYRDSRAYSRDSRDSRAYSRDSRAYFRDSRAYSRDYRA, from the exons ATGATTTGTGCTTTTGTAGTAAAGGTGTTGAGCTCCCGATCATCAGGCCGTGGGTTTGATTCTCGTGCCTATTATCGTGATTCTCGTGCCTATTCCCGAGATTCTCGTGCCTATTCTCGAGATTCTTGTGCCTATTCTCGAGATTCTCGTGCCTATGATCGTGATTCTCGTGCCTATTCTCGAGATTCTCGTGCCTATTCTCGAGATTCTCGTGCCTATTATAGTGACTCTCGTGCCTATTCTCGAGATTCTCGTGCCTATTCTCGAGATTCTCGTGCCTATTATCGGGATTCTCGTGCCTATTCTCCAGATTCTTGTGCCTATTCTCATGATTCTCGTGCCTATTCTCGAGATTCTCGTGGCTATTCTCGAGATTTTCGTGCCTTTTATCGTGATTCTCGTCACTATTCTCGTGATTCTCGTGCCTATTCTCGAGATTCTCGTGCCTATTCTCGAGATTCTCGTGCCTATTCTCGAGATTCTCGTGCCTATTATCGTGATTCTCGTGCCTATTCTCGAGATTCTCGTGCCTATTCTCGAGATTCTCGTGCCTATTCTCGAGATTTTCGTGCCTATTATCGTGATTCTCGTGCCTATTCTCGTGATTCTCGTGCCTATTCTCGAGATTTTCGTGCCTATTATCGTGATTCCCGTGCCTATTCTCGTGATTCTCGTGCCTATTATCGTGATTCTCGTGCCTATTCTCGAGATTCTCGTGCCTATTCTCGAGATTCTCGTGCCTATTCTCGATTTCTCT ATTCTCGTGCCTATTATCGTGATTCTCGTGCCTATTCTCGAGATTCTCGTGCCTATTATCGTGATTCTCGTGCCTATTCTCGAGATTCTCGAGATTCTCGTGCCTATTCTCGTGATTCTCGTGCCTATTTTCGAGATTCCCGTGCCTATTCTCGAGATTATCGTGCCTGA